Within Terriglobia bacterium, the genomic segment CGAGGTCCTGGATCCCGAGCAGAACTTCTCGTTCCGCGACCACTATCTCGGGCTCCCCTACGACCTGTCCAACGTGCTGTTCATCACCACCGCGAACCTCCTCGATCCGGTCCAGCCCGCCTTCCGCGACCGGATGGAGGTCATCCGCCTGTCGGGCTACACCGAGGAGGAGAAGCTCATGATCGCGCGGCGACACCTCGTACCGCGCCAGGTCTTGGAAAACGGCCTGAAGCCCGCGCAGATCGAGTTCTCGGAGAACGCGATCAAGGCCCTGATCTCCGACTACACCCGCGAGGCGGGGCTCCGGAACCTCGAGCGCTCCATCGCGTCCGTCTGCCGCAAGGTCGCGAGGCACGTGGCCGAGGGGCGCAAGGGGAAGGTGAGGATCATCGCGTCGAGCCTCGAGTCCTACCTCGGCGCGGCGCCGGCGACCAGGGAGGACGCGCTCGCGGAGGACCAGGTCGGAGTGGCGACCGGACTCGCGTGGACCGAAGCCGGCGGCGACGTACTGTTCGTGGAGGCCACCACCATGAAGGGGCGCGGCAGCCTGATCCTGACCGGGCACCTCGGGGAGGTGATGAAGGAGTCGGCCCAGGCCGCGCTCTCGTACGCCCGCACCCGGGGGACAAGCCTCGGCATCCCCGCGGACTTCTTCGAGGAGAGGGACGTGCACGTGCACGTCCCCGAGGGGGCGATCCCCAAGGACGGGCCGTCGGCGGGGATCACTATGGCCACCGCGATGCTCTCGGCGTTCACCGACCGGCCGGTGGCACGCGACGTGGCGATGACCGGTGAGATCACGCTCAGGGGGAACGTCCTTCCGGTCGGCGGGATCAAGGAGAAGGTCCTGGCGGCGCGACGCTCCGGTATCCGGACCATCGTCCTACCCGAAGTGAACCGGAAGAACCTCGAAGACATCCCGCCGGGCCTGCGGAAAGACCTGCGGTTCGTCTTCGTCCGGGACATTCAGGAGGTGTTCGCGGTGGCGCTGAGGGAGCCCGGAGCGCAGGCCGGCGAGACCGCTTCCGGCGGCGGCGGGAAGGGCGCGGCCCATGCCCGCGCGCCTCGGGCCCACTGAAGGGCCGTGCGCGTCTTCGGCCCGACCCGAGCGTCGCCGCCGCGCCGCCGTTCCTTGACCCTCAAGGACCGGCTCCCTAGAATGCGGTTCCTGGGACCGTCCCCGAGGACGGTCCTCATTTTTTTGGGACCCGGCTAGACGCCGGGGCGGCGTAGTCCGTACCTCGATACGGCTCCTGCCCCGGTCCGACGTGTCCCGGAAGCCGAGCGGATGCGGGACGAGACGGAGCTGATCGGCGAAGCCGCGCACGGCGACGCGGGAGCGTTTGAGGAGCTCGTGCTCCTCAAACGAGAGCGCGTCGTCCGGACGGCCTATCAGATCACGGGCGACTTCGAAGACGCCCGCGACGTTGCGCAGTGGGTGTTCGTCCGGCTCTGGAAGGTGCTCCGGCGCTTCGACCCCGGACGTCGGTTCGACACGTGGCTGTACAGGATCACCGTGAACGCTGCCATCGACCTGCTTCGCGAAAAGGGACCCCGGGGCACGCTCCAGCCCCTGCCCGACGAGCCTCTGGACCTCGAGGCGGACGAGCCCCGGTCCGCGGAGCGGTCGCTCGATCTCAAGGAGCTGCAACGGGCGTTCCTGCACCTCGCCTCCCGGCTCGCCCCGAAGCAGAGGGCGGCTTTCGTGCTCCGCGAGATCGAGGGGCTTTCGACCGAGGAGGTCGCTCGAACCTTGGGCGTCCGCGAATCGACGGTGAGGAACCATCTCCTCCAAGCTCGCCGGGTGCTCCGCGCCGGCTTGGAGCGGGAGTACCCGGGGCTCGTTCCCACTGAGTTCCGGCGGACGCCGCCGGGGAGGGACCGTTGAGCGGCCACCCCGATCTCCCGCGCCTCGATTACCTGCCGGAGGCCGACCGGCGGGAGGTGCTCCGGCACCTTCACGTCTGCGCGGCGTGCCGGCGGCAGGCGATCGCCGACGATCCGTCGCGCGTCTTCGCGCTCCTCGCCGCCCGGGAGGTGCCCCGTGGCGTTCTGGAGCGGGTCTCGTCCGGCGTGGCCGAGGCGGTTCGACGCGGGGAGACCGCTTCGACTCACCTTCGCCCGCGACGCCTCCGCGCCACAGCGGCATGGGCGGCGGCGGCGGCGCTCGCTGCCGCCCTGCTACTTCCGCTCGCCGGGGACTTCGCCCGGCCCGGTCCGAAGGGGGTGGCTGCGGTCCTCGCCCCCGCTGCGGTCCCGCGGGCAGGGGCGGAGGTGGTTTCGCCTCCCGGCCAGGCCCAGGTGGTCAACCTCACGGTGGGGGAGACCCAGCTCGTCATGATCTTCGATCCGAGGATCGACCTGTGACCGGCGCGTCCGCACGCTTCGCGCGGGTCGCCGTCGTCCTCGCGGCCGCCTCCGTCGCCGCCGTGGCCGCCGCCCCGGCGCCCGCGAGGGCGGTCGAGGCCGGCGCGACGCGAGTGGAGCCGATCCTCGCCCGGGCCTACGAGGTGCGGTTCCGCCCCCTCAAGGACGCGGCCGATCTCGTCGGATCGGTCCTGTCCGCCGACGGCTCCGTGACGCTCCAGCCCAAGCTCAGGACCATCGTCGTTCAGGACCGCGCGGCGGTTCTCGACCGGGTGGCGTCCCTCCTCCAGAGCTTCGATCTTCCCCCGCGGAGCGTCGAGGTCACGCTGAGTCTCTTCCTCGGCACCGACCGGCGCGACGAGGAGGCGGGGCGCCAGGCGCATGCCGAAGGGGTGTCGCGCGAGGTCCGCGGCGTGACGGAGACCCTCGGCGATGTCACCAAGTGGAACGCGTACGAGCCGCTCGGCAGCCGCTCGGTGGTCGGGGCGGAGGGGGCGGCGGTGACCGTGAACCTCTCCGACGAATACCGGGTGACCTTCGAGGTGGAGTCGGTGACCGAGCCCCAGGGAGTGATCACGCTCCGCAAGGTGTCGCTGAAACGCGTCAGCCGTGGCGCCGACGGCGTCGAGCGGCTCGAGGACATCGTGTCCACCTTCGTCGTCATCCCCAAGGGAAAGCTGCAGGTGATCGGGGCGGCGAAGAGCCCGGACTCCAAGAAGGCGCTGTTCCTCAGCCTCCAGGCGAGGCCGAGGTAACCGCCGATGCCCCAGTTCTACTGCCGCATGGCCGCGCCCACCGGCGAGATCGTCGAGCGGGTCCTCACCGGGATCGACGAGGCCGCGCTCCGGCGCGAGCTCGAGGACAAGGACTTCCTCGTCCTCGATCTCAAGCGCAGGAGCCGCGCGCTCCAGGCGGCAGCGGAGGTCCTGAGGATCCGCGCCAGGGTCTCGACGCGCGAGTTCCTGTTCTTCAACCAGGAGCTGTCGGCGCTGATCCGGGCCGGACTCCCGATCCTGACCAGCCTCGACATCCTCCTCGAGCGGAGGACGAACCCGGCGTTCCGCCGGGCGCTGGCCGACATCAGGGAGCGGGTCAAGTCGGGGGAGATGCTCTCGGAGGCGTTCGCGGCGCAGGGGGATCTCTTCCCGCGCCTCTACTGCTCGAGCCTGGCGTCGGGCGAGCGGTCGGGAGAGCTTCCGACGGTGCTCAAGCGGTACATCGCCTATACGCGCACGCTCCTCGCGGTCCGGAGGAAGGTCGTCTCGGCGATGACGTACCCGGCGATCCTCCTCGCCCTGTCGGTCGGCCTCGTCACCCTGATGACGTTCTACATCATCCCGAAGTTCACCTCGTTCATGACCGAGTTCGGCACCGAGCTGCCGCTCGTCACCCGCTTCATGATGGGCACGGCGAACTTCGCGCGGGACCACTGGATCCTCCTGTTGGGAGGGCTCGCCGCGGTCCTCGCCGCGACCGCCGCCTGGCAGAGGAGCGGCAAGGGCAAGGTCGTGCTCGACGGCTTCAAGCTCAGGCTGCCGATCGTCGGCGGGGTGATCCACGATTACGCCCAGAACCGATTCACCCGGACCCTCGGGACCCTCGTGGCGGGAGGGATCCCGCTGGTCACCTCGCTGGATCTGGCGGCCCGCGCCGTCGGGAACGCGCTGTTCGAACGCGAGCTGACCCGGGTCGCGGTCCGCGTGCGCGAGGGGCAGTCGCTCTGGGAGTCGCTGGAGCGGACCGGCCTGATCAGCGACATCGCCATCGAGATGATCAAGGTGGGAGAGTCCACGGGCTCCCTCGAGGAGATGCTGGAGAGCACGTCGGAGTTCATGGACGAGGAGATCGACTTCCGGCTGACGCGCGTGGTATCGCTGATCGAGCCGCTCATGCTGGTGTTCATGGCCGTGGTGGTCGGCACGATGCTGCTGGCCATCTACCTCCCGCTGATCCGCACGTATGGTCAGGCCAAGTTCTGACCGGAGACCCCGATGGCCGAAGAGACGAAGACCCGGGACGAGAAGGCGGCGCTCGCCGCGGAGCGCGAGGCGGGGGGGGAGATCCTCTCGGAGGAGATCCAGGCCCAGCGGCTCGCGGAGCGTCTGGGCATCGAATACGTCGACCTCGAGCACTTCGAGATCGACCCGGATCTGTTCCGCTCGCTCCCCGTCGACCTGATGTTCCGCTTCAACTTCGTCCCGCGGCACCGCACCGAGAAGGGGCTCGTGCTGGTCGTGGCGGATCCCACCGACGTGCTGATGATCGACGAGCTCGAGCTCCTGCTGGGGGCCGCGATCGAGGTCTGCGTCGGCACGCCCACCGCGATCCAGGAGATCCTGAAGAAGAGCGAGTCCTCCCAGCGCGTCCTGGACGAGGCCACCGAGGAGTTCAAGATCCAGATCGTGACCGAGGACGAGGAGACCGGGGAAGAGACCCTCTCCATCGACAAGCTGACCTCGGACTCGTCCCCGATCATCAAGCTCGTGGACTCGACG encodes:
- the lon gene encoding endopeptidase La, with translation KGPILCFVGPPGVGKTSLGRSIARALGRNFVRLSLGGVKDEAEIRGHRRTYVGAMPGRVIQGIHQAGSGNPVFMLDEVDKIGADFRGDPSAALLEVLDPEQNFSFRDHYLGLPYDLSNVLFITTANLLDPVQPAFRDRMEVIRLSGYTEEEKLMIARRHLVPRQVLENGLKPAQIEFSENAIKALISDYTREAGLRNLERSIASVCRKVARHVAEGRKGKVRIIASSLESYLGAAPATREDALAEDQVGVATGLAWTEAGGDVLFVEATTMKGRGSLILTGHLGEVMKESAQAALSYARTRGTSLGIPADFFEERDVHVHVPEGAIPKDGPSAGITMATAMLSAFTDRPVARDVAMTGEITLRGNVLPVGGIKEKVLAARRSGIRTIVLPEVNRKNLEDIPPGLRKDLRFVFVRDIQEVFAVALREPGAQAGETASGGGGKGAAHARAPRAH
- a CDS encoding RNA polymerase sigma factor; this translates as MRDETELIGEAAHGDAGAFEELVLLKRERVVRTAYQITGDFEDARDVAQWVFVRLWKVLRRFDPGRRFDTWLYRITVNAAIDLLREKGPRGTLQPLPDEPLDLEADEPRSAERSLDLKELQRAFLHLASRLAPKQRAAFVLREIEGLSTEEVARTLGVRESTVRNHLLQARRVLRAGLEREYPGLVPTEFRRTPPGRDR
- a CDS encoding type II secretion system F family protein, with protein sequence MPQFYCRMAAPTGEIVERVLTGIDEAALRRELEDKDFLVLDLKRRSRALQAAAEVLRIRARVSTREFLFFNQELSALIRAGLPILTSLDILLERRTNPAFRRALADIRERVKSGEMLSEAFAAQGDLFPRLYCSSLASGERSGELPTVLKRYIAYTRTLLAVRRKVVSAMTYPAILLALSVGLVTLMTFYIIPKFTSFMTEFGTELPLVTRFMMGTANFARDHWILLLGGLAAVLAATAAWQRSGKGKVVLDGFKLRLPIVGGVIHDYAQNRFTRTLGTLVAGGIPLVTSLDLAARAVGNALFERELTRVAVRVREGQSLWESLERTGLISDIAIEMIKVGESTGSLEEMLESTSEFMDEEIDFRLTRVVSLIEPLMLVFMAVVVGTMLLAIYLPLIRTYGQAKF